One part of the Muntiacus reevesi chromosome 18, mMunRee1.1, whole genome shotgun sequence genome encodes these proteins:
- the RNF222 gene encoding RING finger protein 222 → MSEGESKDSSGSECPVCYEKFRELQGASRTLSCGHVFCHDCLVKYLLSTCVDGQVQRTIVCPVCRYVTFLSRKSSRWPAKLDKSSQILAVPVGLPPTPLPDALGHTNPLALSQPVWRSSPGQGGQLPLDPLPSLPREPQIFIISRHGMPLGEQDSVLPRRSLAELSGASPAPSSTRSFCCRSRALLLITLIAVVAVVAAILPWVLLVRKQA, encoded by the coding sequence ATGTCTGAGGGCGAGAGCAAGGACAGCTCGGGCAGTGAGTGCCCCGTGTGCTACGAGAAGTTCCGAGAGCTGCAGGGCGCCAGCCGGACGCTGAGCTGCGGCCACGTGTTCTGCCATGACTGCCTGGTCAAGTACCTCCTGTCTACGTGCGTGGACGGCCAAGTCCAGAGGACCATCGTCTGCCCCGTCTGCCGCTATGTCACCTTCCTCAGCAGGAAGAGCTCCCGCTGGCCCGCCAAGCTGGACAAGAGCTCCCAGATCCTGGCCGTGCCTGTGGGCCTACCCCCCACACCACTGCCGGACGCCCTGGGCCACACCAACCCCCTGGCCCTCTCCCAGCCCGTCTGGAGATCGTCCCCAGGCCAGGGCGGCCAGCTGCCCTTGGACCCGCTGCCCAGCCTGCCCCGGGAGCCACAGATCTTCATCATCAGCCGCCATGGGATGCCCCTCGGGGAGCAGGACAGCGTCCTGCCGAGGCGCAGTCTGGCAGAGCTCTCCGGGGCCTCCCCGGCGCCCAGCTCCACCCGGTCCTTCTGCTGCCGCTCCCGGGCCCTGCTGCTCATCACCCTCATCGCCGTGGTGGCCGTGGTGGCCGCCATCCTCCCCTGGGTGCTGCTGGTGAGAAAGCAGGCGTGA